A single genomic interval of Spinacia oleracea cultivar Varoflay chromosome 6, BTI_SOV_V1, whole genome shotgun sequence harbors:
- the LOC130459103 gene encoding magnesium-chelatase subunit ChlD, chloroplastic-like produces MEDRLIGSIDIEKSVKSGTTVFQPGYLAEAHRGVLYIDEISLLDEGISNLLLNVLTEGVNVVEREGISFRHPCKPLLIATYNLEEGAVREYLLDRVAINLSADLPMSFDDRVAAVGIATQFQEQTNEVFKMVEEETKLAKTQVQVVKRCSFSSKCCEIPEHPVVKVVGNYQSRSKFWIHNYKEYAVGELCKLYTAV; encoded by the exons ATGGAGGATAGACTTATTGGGTCTATTGATATTGAGAAATCTGTGAAATCGGGAACTACTGTTTTCCAGCCAGGATATTTGGCTGAAGCTCATAGAGGTGTCCTATATATTGATGAGATATCCCTTCTAGATGAAGGGATTAGTAATCTTCTCCTGAATGTTTTAACCGAGGGTGTGAATGTTGTCGAACGAGAAGGAATCAGTTTTCGTCACCCATGCAAGCCCCTGTTGATTGCCACCTATAACCTAGAAGAAGGTGCTGTACGTGAGTATTTATTGGATCGTGTGGCAATTAATCTAAG TGCGGATCTTCCAATGAGCTTTGATGACCGTGTTGCAGCTGTTGGAATCGCTACACAATTTCAGGAACAAACCAATGAAGTATTTAAAATGGTCGAGGAGGAGACAAAATTAGCAAAAACACAG GTTCAGGTTGTTAAACGATGCAGTTTTTCCTCAAAATGCTGTGAG ATCCCTGAACATCCTGTTGTGAAAGTTGTAGGCAATTACCAGAGCAGATCTAAATT TTGGATTCACAATTATAAGGAGTATGCAGTAGGAGAGTTATGTAAGCTTTACACTGCAGTATAA
- the LOC110775154 gene encoding laccase-17: MNAFHVSSPAFCATLLLFIANVWLCHGITRHYRFDIRLQNVTHLCKTKSVITVNGKVPGPRIIAREGDRVIIRVVNHLNNNVSIHWHGIRQMGSQWADGPAYITQCPIQINNSYVYNYTIKGQRGTLFWHAHISWLRASLHGPIIILPRRKQSYPFPKPHKEATIMFGEWWNNDTEAVISEALESGGGPNVSDAYTFNGFPGPFYNSCSRAKGMADTYKLKVKPGKTYLLRLVNAALNDELFFSISNHTMTVVEADALYVKPFNTNILVIAPGQTTNVLLKTKTNPRHKTYLMAVRPYFTGSGTFDNTTAAAILEYEMPPSKSSSVIRNIISNNLPRLPSINDTSFVANFSQIFRSLNNAKFPAKVPKTVDKHFFFTVGLGTTPCPNNQTCQGPNNRTKFAATMNNISMALPTTALLQSHFFAQNAGVYNTNFPQFPLKMFNYTGTPPNNTNVMNATKVLVVPYNANVELILQDTSIISAESHPIHLHGYDFYVVGQGFGNFNPNKDPANYNLLDPVGRNTVGVPSGGWVALRFKADNPGVWFMHCHFEVHMSWGLRMAWLVLDGKLPNQKVPRPPADLPKC; this comes from the exons ATGAATGCTTTTCATGTTTCCTCTCCAGCATTTTGTGcaactcttctccttttcatTGCCAATGTTTGGTTGTGTCATGGAATCACAAGGCACTATAGGTTTGAT ATAAGGTTGCAAAATGTGACACATTTGTGCAAGACAAAGAGCGTGATCACTGTGAATGGCAAGGTTCCTGGTCCAAGAATCATTGCTAGGGAGGGTGACCGAGTCATCATAAGAGTTGTTAACCATCTCAACAACAATGTTTCCATTCATTg GCATGGTATTCGACAGATGGGAAGCCAATGGGCAGACGGTCCTGCATACATAACACAATGTCCAATTCAGATAAACAACAGTTATGTGTACAATTATACAATTAAAGGTCAAAGAGGGACTCTATTTTGGCATGCCCATATTTCTTGGCTAAGGGCATCTCTTCATGGACCTATCATCATTCTTCCAAGGAGAAAACAATCATATCCATTCCCTAAGCCCCACAAGGAAGCCACCATTATGTTTG GTGAATGGTGGAATAATGATACTGAAGCAGTCATCAGTGAAGCACTTGAAAGCGGGGGTGGCCCAAACGTGTCGGATGCATATACGTTCAACGGATTTCCAGGGCCATTCTACAATTCATGTAGCAGGGCTAAAGGTATGGCAGACACATATAAGCTAAAGGTAAAGCCAGGGAAAACCTACCTGTTGCGTTTGGTTAATGCTGCACTCAATGATGAGTTGTTCTTCAGCATATCAAACCACACTATGACTGTTGTTGAAGCAGATGCTCTTTATGTTAAGCCCTTTAATACTAACATTTTAGTCATTGCGCCGGGTCAAACCACCAATGTACTCCTTAAAACCAAGACAAATCCTAGACATAAAACTTACCTAATGGCTGTAAGGCCTTACTTTACTGGTAGTGGTACCTTTGACAACACTACCGCAGCAGCTATCCTAGAGTATGAAATGCCACCTTCAAAGTCATCCTCGGTTATTCGCAACATCATTTCAAACAATCTCCCTCGTCTTCCTTCAATAAACGACACTTCATTTGTGGCCAATTTCTCTCAAATATTCCGAAGTTTGAACAATGCCAAGTTTCCAGCCAAAGTCCCAAAAACTGTGGATAAACACTTTTTTTTTACGGTGGGACTTGGTACCACCCCTTGCCCAAACAACCAAACTTGCCAAGGCCCTAATAACCGCACCAAATTCGCTGCAACAATGAACAACATTTCTATGGCCCTCCCAACAACTGCCCTTCTACAATCCCACTTCTTTGCTCAAAATGCTGGTGTTTACAACACTAATTTCCCTCAATTTCCACTTAAAATGTTCAATTACACCGGCACGCCACCCAATAACACTAATGTAATGAATGCTACCAAAGTGTTAGTTGTCCCTTATAACGCAAATGTGGAGCTTATACTGCAGGACACTAGCATTATTAGTGCTGAAAGCCACCCTATTCATTTACATGGCTATGATTTCTACGTTGTTGGCCAAGGTTTTGGTAACTTCAACCCTAACAAGGATCCTGCCAACTATAATCTTCTTGATCCCGTTGGAAGGAACACCGTTGGCGTGCCATCCGGCGGTTGGGTTGCCCTTCGTTTCAAGGCAGATAACCCAG GAGTATGGTTCATGCACTGTCA